One part of the Chryseobacterium sp. 7 genome encodes these proteins:
- a CDS encoding TonB-dependent receptor, protein MKSLKCGITIAALFFTVAAEAQELVQKITFSVPANRPLIEVLEEFAGKTGMRLAYSKVDIKELKVRGVKCENTSVNNCLKDITNGLPVIYRLHGDLISIKYESSNISVPGNGRISGKIVDEVGNPITGAEVNIAQKTIITDNNGDFTVDLPSGTYNLSIKAPKYNTLRVEKLSVTNKETNSVSFALNKASDKITDIKEVVITATRKADTQAGLLAQQKKAAQMSDGISAEQISKTPDSDVGGTLKRVTGITTIDNKYVVVRSMGERWNTAAMDGINLPSTEAYSQNFSFDIIPTAMVESVVVSKSATPDMNASFAGGYVEVRTKDIPNENFTTVTMGTSYNDQSAFKEFLTRKRGKYDYFGYDDGTRDFPKGLEAMNWTDPRFFEQSKQFTNDNFSTYKTRGDMGSNIQLALGRTYALKNNNKWGFAGAFVIRNEQNKLDIDHTGRGNWLDTTGMPDANGQIPFYNFKNSGASYNYNSTLAGMLNFGFQLGKNRISFRNSYTHIFDNTLTRVTGWNEYSTGSGMAANAELAYNYFYNGVVPNNDPAQIKNLDRPYTDNTNYPIFQTLLQNKLEGNHKIGNAEVSWFAARTGVASDTKDYTQYITRYDFIGSEILTFHKIYNSGADFYRGYIENRETDYNYGASVKWDMDAGSFKNTIKTGYAGAIKNNTNQQQKFFLRVDENRNVPNSEKNYLTMYGSLADWFNGSHYVPGGIGWETRGLYKNDKYEGEVNQHAIFLMFDNRWKKLRLVWGLRAEYFKYDMISQQLDPTDSKYIMRTAIDDKPWQWMPSVNFTYSPTNKINLRLAYNKSVIRPQFNERTGLPYFDPIANGLIYNTELSSSVINNYDFKFEWFPGLGEIFSAGLYYKDIDRPIEREGHISSEGNLFLYNGNSKNAKLMGVEAEVRKSLGFIADGTFLEKLFISGNFTYNHTKVVAFKDLYKTGDNDDTYEVKRPLYGQTPYAYNLGLVYDGTRFGMSFLYNAKGDQYITVGYAYKGEEIQRPYAVADAQISYKFLRNRNFEVKFNVRNLFNRVKEYYNNFNSYLAAKNGGGSNVGTEREAWDLLPGATDKYDKNIDKIMFRAYSGRMFSLSVNYTF, encoded by the coding sequence ATGAAAAGTTTGAAATGTGGGATAACCATAGCAGCCTTATTTTTTACTGTAGCCGCAGAAGCTCAGGAGTTGGTTCAGAAAATAACATTTTCTGTACCTGCCAACAGACCGTTGATTGAAGTTTTAGAAGAATTTGCCGGAAAAACAGGGATGAGGCTGGCTTATTCAAAGGTAGATATTAAAGAGCTGAAGGTAAGAGGAGTGAAATGTGAAAATACTTCCGTGAACAACTGCCTGAAAGACATTACTAATGGACTTCCTGTGATATACCGACTGCATGGTGATCTTATTTCGATAAAATATGAAAGTTCTAACATCTCTGTACCGGGAAACGGAAGAATTTCCGGTAAAATAGTGGATGAAGTAGGAAATCCCATTACCGGAGCCGAAGTGAATATTGCTCAGAAAACCATCATAACAGATAATAATGGGGATTTTACGGTAGATCTCCCTTCAGGAACTTATAATCTGAGCATAAAAGCTCCCAAATACAATACGCTTAGGGTTGAAAAACTCTCTGTTACCAATAAAGAAACCAATTCCGTTTCATTTGCATTAAACAAAGCTTCTGACAAAATTACAGACATCAAAGAAGTGGTGATTACCGCAACCCGTAAAGCAGATACACAAGCCGGACTTCTTGCCCAGCAGAAAAAGGCGGCGCAGATGAGTGATGGTATTTCAGCAGAACAGATTTCCAAAACTCCGGACAGCGATGTGGGAGGAACACTGAAAAGAGTAACAGGAATCACTACCATTGATAACAAATATGTGGTCGTAAGATCCATGGGAGAACGTTGGAACACTGCAGCTATGGACGGCATCAACCTGCCCAGTACGGAAGCCTACAGCCAAAATTTTTCGTTTGATATCATTCCGACAGCAATGGTAGAAAGCGTGGTAGTAAGCAAATCAGCAACACCTGATATGAATGCCAGCTTTGCGGGAGGTTATGTGGAAGTGAGGACGAAAGATATTCCCAATGAAAATTTTACAACAGTAACCATGGGAACTTCTTATAATGATCAGTCGGCATTCAAAGAATTTCTGACCCGTAAGCGCGGAAAGTATGATTATTTCGGATATGATGATGGAACAAGAGATTTTCCGAAAGGACTGGAAGCCATGAACTGGACAGATCCAAGGTTTTTTGAGCAGTCTAAACAGTTCACCAATGACAATTTCAGCACCTACAAGACAAGAGGTGACATGGGTTCTAATATACAGCTGGCACTAGGAAGAACATATGCCCTTAAAAACAATAATAAATGGGGATTTGCAGGAGCATTTGTCATCAGAAATGAGCAAAATAAACTGGATATTGACCATACAGGAAGAGGGAACTGGCTGGATACAACAGGAATGCCGGATGCTAACGGACAGATTCCATTCTATAATTTCAAAAATAGCGGAGCTTCTTACAATTACAATTCTACGTTGGCAGGAATGTTGAATTTCGGATTTCAATTGGGAAAAAACAGAATCTCATTCCGTAATTCTTACACCCATATTTTCGACAATACACTGACAAGAGTAACAGGATGGAATGAATACTCAACCGGAAGTGGAATGGCAGCCAATGCAGAATTAGCCTATAATTATTTCTACAATGGAGTTGTTCCTAATAATGATCCCGCTCAGATCAAAAATTTAGACAGACCTTATACTGATAATACCAATTACCCGATTTTTCAAACCCTTTTACAAAATAAATTAGAAGGAAACCATAAAATAGGAAATGCAGAAGTAAGCTGGTTTGCAGCCCGTACAGGAGTAGCTTCCGATACCAAAGATTACACACAGTATATTACCCGGTATGATTTTATTGGAAGTGAAATTCTGACTTTTCATAAGATCTACAACTCCGGAGCAGACTTCTACAGAGGATATATTGAAAACAGAGAAACGGATTACAACTATGGTGCTTCTGTGAAGTGGGATATGGACGCAGGAAGTTTTAAAAATACCATCAAAACCGGATATGCCGGAGCTATAAAAAACAATACCAACCAACAGCAGAAGTTTTTTCTTCGTGTTGACGAAAACCGGAACGTTCCGAATAGCGAGAAGAACTATTTGACGATGTATGGTTCTCTTGCTGACTGGTTTAATGGTTCCCATTATGTTCCGGGCGGTATTGGCTGGGAAACCAGAGGATTGTATAAAAATGACAAGTATGAAGGGGAAGTTAATCAGCATGCCATTTTTCTGATGTTTGATAACCGTTGGAAGAAATTAAGATTAGTCTGGGGACTTCGTGCAGAATATTTTAAGTACGATATGATTTCCCAGCAGTTGGATCCTACTGATTCCAAATACATCATGAGAACAGCTATAGATGATAAACCTTGGCAGTGGATGCCTTCCGTGAATTTTACGTACAGTCCTACCAATAAAATTAACTTGAGGCTTGCCTACAACAAATCTGTTATCCGTCCTCAATTTAATGAAAGAACAGGATTGCCCTATTTCGATCCTATTGCTAATGGGTTGATTTATAATACAGAATTAAGCTCTTCAGTCATTAATAATTATGATTTCAAATTTGAATGGTTTCCGGGGCTTGGCGAGATATTTTCTGCAGGATTGTATTACAAAGATATTGACAGGCCTATTGAACGTGAAGGTCATATTTCAAGTGAAGGAAATCTTTTCCTATACAACGGAAATTCAAAAAATGCAAAGCTGATGGGAGTGGAGGCAGAAGTAAGAAAAAGCTTAGGCTTTATCGCAGACGGAACTTTTCTTGAAAAGCTTTTCATAAGCGGAAATTTTACCTATAACCATACGAAAGTAGTGGCTTTTAAAGACTTGTATAAAACAGGAGATAATGACGATACCTACGAAGTAAAACGACCGCTTTACGGACAGACACCTTATGCTTACAATCTTGGACTGGTCTATGACGGAACCCGTTTTGGGATGAGTTTTTTGTATAATGCAAAAGGAGACCAGTACATCACGGTAGGATATGCATACAAAGGAGAAGAAATCCAACGTCCTTATGCAGTGGCAGATGCTCAAATCTCATATAAATTTCTTCGAAACAGAAATTTTGAAGTGAAATTTAATGTAAGAAATCTCTTCAACAGGGTAAAGGAATATTACAACAACTTCAATTCTTATCTCGCTGCAAAAAACGGAGGCGGAAGTAATGTAGGAACAGAAAGAGAAGCTTGGGATCTTCTTCCGGGAGCAACAGATAAGTACGATAAAAATATTGATAAAATCATGTTCAGAGCGTACAGCGGAAGAATGTTCAGTCTGAGTGTGAACTATACTTTTTAA